GGAAAGGCGTTACTGATTTTCAAGGGATTCATGGACCGGACTTGCTCGCGAAGTACCAAAATACGCTACAGTATTTTCTGGCTTCACCTACGGATAAAAGGAGCTTATGGAAATGAAATGGTATATACCGATTATCTTAACGCCACTTTTTACCGGCTGCGTGGGTGAAAACACGCCATTTCGCATTGCTGATGTCACGAAAAAAGATAATAAACTTTGTGTCTCAGTAAAAGGCGACCCCACTATTGAACAGGGTCAGGCAAAATTGCTTCGGCTGACGCTTTCGACACGCGATAGTAACAGGCAAATGCAGGAAATTTGGCAAGCGGATCATTTTGATAATCCGACCTATATCGTTAACCCCGGCCAATGCCTTCCAGTTAATTACCATTTTGAGCAAAACAAAGAATATAACATCACGATCATAACGGCATACTCTGCCACGAATGTGGATTCAAAACGCATCTGGCTAAAGAATTTCACACTGAATAATCTGACAGCGAAGTAATTTATTTACGTGACTAAATCAATATAAATAATATAAGGCCCGCGTTTTTTATTTTACTGAGCATGTAACAAAAAAGCGCCTTACGGCGCTTTTTTTCTGAGCGTCAACCCGACATCCCCGCCGGGATGCACCGACAGTAACGTCTCTTTTGAATAACCGCTTTCGCTCATCAGGCAGGCGCAGGCGGCATCGAAAATCGCCAGGGTCAGCACGATGGAGGTAGTCGCCAGCATATTAAGCGGATCAATTTCGCGCTGCACGCCGGTGGAAATCACCAGCCACGCAGCCCGGGCGATAGCGGAATCGGCGTTTTCCGTCACGCTAATCAGCGGCACGCCCTTCTGTGCAAGCCCCGGCAGCAGCCGCGTTAGCTCATCGGAATTACCGCCGCGCGACAACATAATGACCAGGTCGTTGCTATCCAGAAACCCCAAATCACCGTGCGCGGCATCGGTGGCATTCAGATAGATAGCCGGACGCTCAACGCACGCCAGCATATGAGCAATCTTGCGTGCCGCAATGCCGGATGTTCCCACGCCGGTGACCGCGATTTTGCCGCGACAGCCGCGCAATTCCGCCATTAACGCATTCCACAACGCATCGTTAAGATGGTGGCTCAGCGCCGCCATCTCTTCGCTATAGATTTGCCAGGCACCGCAGGCCTGGCGCCAGCTGTCGCTCATGCCTCCTCCTGCATCAGCTGACGGTATTTCATGTGATCCTGGTACATCTCATGGAAGACAGTGTATTTGCGATCGTAATACTGCTTGATGCGGTTGGTTTGCGGCGTCACCGTCTTGCCAATGCGGCTCATCGCCGACATGGCTTCCGGGAAAGTGTCAAAC
This genomic interval from Kosakonia sacchari SP1 contains the following:
- a CDS encoding KpsF/GutQ family sugar-phosphate isomerase, yielding MSDSWRQACGAWQIYSEEMAALSHHLNDALWNALMAELRGCRGKIAVTGVGTSGIAARKIAHMLACVERPAIYLNATDAAHGDLGFLDSNDLVIMLSRGGNSDELTRLLPGLAQKGVPLISVTENADSAIARAAWLVISTGVQREIDPLNMLATTSIVLTLAIFDAACACLMSESGYSKETLLSVHPGGDVGLTLRKKAP
- a CDS encoding putative T6SS immunity periplasmic lipoprotein: MEMKWYIPIILTPLFTGCVGENTPFRIADVTKKDNKLCVSVKGDPTIEQGQAKLLRLTLSTRDSNRQMQEIWQADHFDNPTYIVNPGQCLPVNYHFEQNKEYNITIITAYSATNVDSKRIWLKNFTLNNLTAK